A genomic stretch from Mycobacterium cookii includes:
- a CDS encoding DUF937 domain-containing protein, which yields MSGLEDLFAQIPTTDIASKIGVDEAEVNKAVHLLVPVLVGGLHENAQDPEHASKIESAADSHAGLLDGGVSVDQVDEQEGQQAIARIFGGNDATQVANALASGGGGNSDLLKQLLPILAPIVLAYIGKQLTGKSEAPATQAASGGALNDVLGSILGGMGGNKSLGTVLGNALGSKAGDILGGLLGGKK from the coding sequence ATGTCTGGCCTTGAAGATCTTTTCGCGCAGATTCCCACAACCGACATCGCCAGCAAGATCGGCGTCGACGAAGCCGAAGTCAACAAGGCGGTTCATCTACTGGTGCCGGTCCTCGTGGGTGGCTTGCACGAGAACGCGCAGGACCCCGAGCACGCCAGCAAGATCGAATCCGCCGCCGACAGCCACGCCGGCCTGCTCGACGGCGGCGTGAGCGTCGACCAGGTCGACGAGCAAGAGGGCCAGCAGGCGATCGCGAGGATCTTCGGCGGCAACGACGCCACCCAGGTCGCCAACGCGCTCGCCAGCGGCGGCGGCGGCAACAGCGATCTGCTCAAGCAACTGCTGCCGATCCTGGCGCCGATCGTGCTGGCCTACATCGGAAAGCAGTTGACCGGCAAGAGCGAAGCTCCCGCGACGCAGGCGGCGTCCGGCGGCGCGCTCAACGACGTGCTGGGCAGCATCCTCGGCGGGATGGGCGGCAACAAGTCGCTGGGCACCGTGCTGGGCAACGCGCTGGGCTCCAAGGCCGGCGACATCCTCGGCGGATTGCTGGGCGGCAAGAAGTAA